TACAACGGCAGAGGGTATACCGGGTCTCGGCCTCTATGATAGGAATGAGAAGGTACGCGTCGCGCTGGAGTTGTTGCCAGGCGACACGCCAGCTCTGATATTTGCTAACAAGGCCGGGAAGGTCATCTGGAGCGCACCGTAAAGAGAGGCAGCCAAAGTAGTCTCCCTTCTCCCAAAGAATCATCCACGAAGGTGGAGACCTAGCCCTGCTGACTGACTAAGGACAGAACTAGAAAGTGTGTCGCAAGGGCATTTCTCACTTGACATAGTTAAATACCATTATATCATTAACTTATGAAAGGGAGACCCAAGAAACAGGAGGCACCGATGGTTTCACTACCCGTCTACCTCCCGAAAGCTGACCACAAGGCCCTCCGCCATGCCGCCATTAACGAGGGCCGGTCTGCTACGGACATCATCCGGGAACTGGTCAAGGACTACCTGACGAAGAAGAAACGTAAACGAAAGGGGGTGAAATAGATGGCTGTAATCGCCAGAAAGTACAAAGGGGCATGGTGGTTGTTCATCAACCACCGGGGCCAGCGGAAGGCGAAGAAGGTCGGGGAACGAGCCGCTGCGATGGAACTCAAGGGGCAGATCGAGGCCCGACTGAGCGCGGGGGATCTGGGCATCTTGGACAAGCCTGGCCTGACCTTCGCGGAGGCAGCTAATCGGTGGTTGGAGGGCTACGTAAAGCCGTGCCTCAAGGTTCGGAGCCATGAACTCTATTCGGGAATAACCACGCGGTATCTGCTTCCTGCACTCGGCAATGTGTGCTTGAGGGATATCACGCGGTCGCGGCTCAGGGATTTTGTAGCCGACCTGAACACCAAAGGGTTAAGCCACAACTACATCAGGAACATTCTGGCTGCGTTGAGTGGTATCTTGCACCAGGCGGTCGAGGACGAGCACCTGGACCACAATCCCGCCTCAAGGCTCGGACGCCACACACGACGCCAGAACGAGGAGACAGAGAAGCGGGTGAAATACTGGACCGGCGAGCAGGTGACCCGCATTCTCGCCCGGACGCAGCAAGAATATCCCGACTGGCATAACCTGTTTGCAACGATGGCCTGGGCGGGGTTCAGAGTCGGGGAAGCTCTCGGCCTCCAATGGGACGACTTCGACCAGGAGGAGCGAGCAATCTACCTGAAGCGTGTTGTATATGAGCGCAATCAAGAACTGCGGATAGGCCTCCCCAAGGGCAATAAAGGACGCCGGGTGGAGATGGCAGAGCGGCTGGTACGGCTATTGGCTGACCGACGGAGTAGGTTAGAGGCACAGGCAGCCCTGAATGGACAATCCCTCTCCCCGTGGGTGTTTCCAGACAAGGGGTCCACAGCCAAAGACGGTAGGCCAGTCAAGTATCAGGCTGCACTCAAAGTCCTGGCCCACGTGCTCGACCTAGAGAAGATCCCTCGCTACGACCGGGTGATGACCCACGCCTTCCGGCACTCTTGGGCCACGTGGATCTTACAGAACGCCCCCACACCGGGAGCCATTCTCTACGTCAGCCGCCAGTTGGGGCATTCCTCAGTGAAGCTCACCCTCGACGTGTACTCTCACGTGATCCCCGAGGAGAACCGACACCTATCTGACCGGCTGGCAGAGGCCACCTCCGGTGACGCAACCACCCGCAACCCAGACGCAACCAAAAGCCGAGCATCGCTTCAAGCCGCTGATTTTACTACTCCTGATCAATAGATATACTCATCTACGAGATGACCTTTCGGGGAACGCATACCGGCCCGTTTCGAGGCATTCCTCGTACGGGGAACAAGGGGAGATCAAAGGGGTGATCGTCTTTCCGATGAAGGATGGAAAGGCGTTAGGGGAACGGATCTATCTGGACGGCCTCGCCCTCCTTACGCAGATCGGGCTCCTCCCGGACCCGGAGAGGACCTTCGGCCGCCTGCTCTTCTTTCTATTGGGATTACGTCTCAGGCTGCGGTCCCTTCTTGCTCCACCTACACCCGGCTCCTGACCCTCCTGTGGTGAAACCGGCTGCTCAACATTGCGCCATTTCTACGTGGGATCGGCCTGCGGACAAACTAAAAGGGGCTTCCATTGCTTGGAAGCCCCTTTACTCACGATCTTTGCAGACGGCTACCTTTGCGACCTCGCCTCCATGGTGACTTCTTCCAGCTTGACGGACATCTTCCGGACCAGTTCTTTGTAAGAGCTCTTACTGATGACCCTG
This DNA window, taken from Candidatus Methylomirabilota bacterium, encodes the following:
- a CDS encoding ribbon-helix-helix protein, CopG family, which translates into the protein MVSLPVYLPKADHKALRHAAINEGRSATDIIRELVKDYLTKKKRKRKGVK
- a CDS encoding site-specific integrase → MAVIARKYKGAWWLFINHRGQRKAKKVGERAAAMELKGQIEARLSAGDLGILDKPGLTFAEAANRWLEGYVKPCLKVRSHELYSGITTRYLLPALGNVCLRDITRSRLRDFVADLNTKGLSHNYIRNILAALSGILHQAVEDEHLDHNPASRLGRHTRRQNEETEKRVKYWTGEQVTRILARTQQEYPDWHNLFATMAWAGFRVGEALGLQWDDFDQEERAIYLKRVVYERNQELRIGLPKGNKGRRVEMAERLVRLLADRRSRLEAQAALNGQSLSPWVFPDKGSTAKDGRPVKYQAALKVLAHVLDLEKIPRYDRVMTHAFRHSWATWILQNAPTPGAILYVSRQLGHSSVKLTLDVYSHVIPEENRHLSDRLAEATSGDATTRNPDATKSRASLQAADFTTPDQ